In the Juglans microcarpa x Juglans regia isolate MS1-56 chromosome 6D, Jm3101_v1.0, whole genome shotgun sequence genome, one interval contains:
- the LOC121234213 gene encoding probable LRR receptor-like serine/threonine-protein kinase At1g74360 gives MSDEETDSWSTALIIFLILISGVLLVSGDSLHTDRDVLLQLKSFLEDNNKVNRGRYSEWNNGNSSSINPCNWAGIKCSHSNGTEERVTGINISYSHIAGEIFGNFSSLTELTYLDLSRNTLGGVIHSDLSRCQKLVHLNLSHNIINGELNLTGLSNLEKLDLSVNRFSGEVRMSIPVSCDNLVVVNISANNFTGKINGSFFDGCSKLQYLDLSSNNLTGELWNGFGRLLDFSVSENQLSGPVLPSMFIDNCSLHFLDLSENGFVGEFPGEISKCRNLVILNLSENNFTGQIPAELGSIPSLEALYLGSNKFSRKIPDSLQNLTKLTFLDLSKNNFGDNIQENLGNFIQVKFLLLHGNSFTGGINSSGILKLPNILRIDLSRNMFSGSLPVEITHVSSLKFLILADNQFSGAIPPEFGNLSSLQALDLSFNRLTGSVPPTLGKLSSLLWLMLANNSLTGEIPPELGSCTSLLWLNLANNQLSGKIPPELTNIGSNPTPTFESNKRESNRIIAGSGECLAMKRWIPADYPPFSFVYTLLTRKSCRSIWDMLLQGNGLFQICARGSSVPTLQISGYVQLSGNRLSGEIPEDIGKMQNFSMLHLGINEFYGKLPSQIGQMPLVVLNVSRNKLSGEIPKEIGDITCLQKLDLSFNNFSGTFPASLGNLTSLNKFNISYNPLISGTIPSTGQLATLEKESYLGVPLLHLPEFMRSPGAKSPERKDGRRKRPTKLAGFLVFLALMLAFLIFGALSLIVCSLVKGPSESPGYLLEETKYRHDFASSSSCSSPWLSDTVKVIRLDKTAFTHADILKATGNFSEERIIGKGGFGTVYRGLLPDGREVAVKKLQREGIEGEREFRAEMEVLSGNGFGWPHPNLVTLYGWCLDGSQKILVYEYMEGGSLEDLVSDRMKLTWRRRVEVAIDVARALVFLHHECFPSIVHRDVKASNVLLDKDGKARVTDFGLARFVDAGDSHVSTVVAGTIGYVAPEYGQTWHATTKGDVYSFGVLSMELATGRRAVDGGEESLVEWARRVMGIGQHGLSRSVIPVVLLGSGLAEGAEEMCELLRIGVKCTAESPQARPNMKEVLAMLIKISGTRDEFNSGPYPPSL, from the exons ATGTCAGATGAGGAAACTGATTCGTGGTCTACTGCgttaatcattttcttaatcttgATCTCAG GTGTACTGCTTGTTTCTGGAGATTCTCTGCACACAGACAGAGATGTACTACTCcaactaaaatcatttcttgaagACAACAATAAGGTAAACCGTGGACGATACTCGGAGTGGAACAATGGGAACTCAAGTTCAATCAACCCATGCAATTGGGCGGGAATAAAATGCAGTCATAGTAACGGCACAGAGGAAAGGGTAACGGGCATCAACATCTCCTACAGCCACATTGCCGGCGAGATATTCGGGAACTTTTCATCTCTAACCGAGCTCACCTACCTCGACCTCTCCAGAAACACTCTTGGCGGAGTGATCCACAGCGACTTGAGTCGGTGCCAGAAGCTCGTTCATCTCAATTTGTCCCACAACATCATCAACGGAGAGCTGAACCTGACCGGATTGAGCAACTTGGAGAAGCTTGATTTGTCCGTCAACAGGTTTAGTGGGGAGGTACGAATGAGCATACCGGTAAGTTGCGACAACTTGGTTGTGGTGAATATATCGGCGAATAATTTCACCGGCAAAATTAATGGAAGCTTCTTCGATGGATGCTCGAAGTTGCAGTACTTGGATTTGAGCTCAAACAATTTAACTGGGGAGTTATGGAATGGTTTTGGGAGGCTGCTAGACTTCTCTGTCTCAGAAAACCAACTCAGCGGGCCTGTATTGCCGTCCATGTTCATTGATAACTGCAGCTTGCACTTTTTAGACCTGTCGGAAAATGGTTTTGTCGGGGAGTTTCCAGGGGAAATATCAAAGTGTCGAAATTTGGTTATCTTGAATCTGTCGGAGAACAATTTCACGGGGCAGATACCGGCTGAGCTGGGATCGATTCCGAGTCTTGAAGCATTGTACTTGGGAAGCAACAAATTTTCCCGTAAGATCCCTGATTCGCtccaaaatttgactaaattGACCTTCCTGGATTTGAGCAAGAACAATTTCGGGGATAATATACAGGAAAATTTGGGAAATTTCATACAGGTTAAGTTTCTTCTGCTGCACGGGAATTCATTCACCGGCGGGATAAATTCGTCTGGAATTCTGAAGCTACCTAATATTTTGAGAATAGACCTGAGCCGCAACATGTTTTCGGGTTCTCTTCCAGTTGAAATTACTCATGTGTCAAGTTTGAAATTCTTGATCCTTGCTGACAACCAGTTTTCCGGTGCCATTCCACCGGAATTCGGAAACTTGTCAAGCCTACAAGCCCTCGACCTTTCTTTCAACAGGCTAACTGGATCAGTTCCTCCCACTCTTGGAAAGCTGAGCTCACTCTTATGGTTGATGCTAGCTAACAATTCACTAACAGGTGAAATTCCGCCTGAGTTGGGAAGTTGCACAAGCTTGTTATGGTTAAATCTTGCCAACAACCAGCTTTCCGGGAAAATACCGCCGGAATTGACGAATATCGGTAGCAACCCCACGCCTACTTTCGAATCGAATAAACGGGAAAGTAATCGGATTATTGCAGGATCAGGAGAGTGTTTGGCAATGAAAAGGTGGATTCCAGCGGACTACCCTCCTTTCAGTTTTGTGTATACCCTCCTCACAAGGAAGAGTTGCAGAAGCATATGGGATATGTTACTTCAAGGAAATGGCCTTTTCCAGATATGTGCACGCGGCTCATCAGTCCCGACCTTACAAATCTCCGGTTATGTTCAACTAAGTGGGAATCGTCTTTCAGGTGAGATCCCTGAGGATATCGGCAAGATGCAGAATTTCAGTATGTTGCATCTGGGCATCAATGAGTTCTATGGAAAACTACCTTCTCAGATTGGACAGATGCCTCTTGTAGTCTTGAACGTCTCCAGGAACAAACTTTCTGGTGAAATTCCTAAAGAAATCGGTGACATTACATGCCTACAAAAATTGGATTTGTCTTTCAATAATTTCTCTGGCACTTTCCCAGCGAGCTTGGGCAACTTAACTAGCCTGAACAAGTTCAACATTTCCTACAATCCATTAATCTCAGGCACAATTCCATCAACTGGGCAATTAGCAACTTTGGAGAAGGAGTCTTATCTCGGTGTCCCCCTCTTGCACCTTCCAGAATTTATGAGAAGTCCTGGAGCCAAGTCTCCTGAGAGAAAGGATGGGAGGCGCAAGAGGCCTACAAAGTTGGCTGGATTCTTGGTGTTCCTAGCTCTGATGTTGGCTTTCTTAATATTTGGGGCATTGTCACTCATAGTCTGCTCATTGGTGAAAGGCCCATCAGAATCACCAGGGTATCTTTTAGAGGAAACAAAATACAGGCATGATTTTGCATCAAGTTCTAGCTGTTCATCACCTTGGTTGTCAGACACTGTTAAGGTCATCCGCCTGGACAAAACGGCTTTCACACATGCCGACATTTTAAAAGCTACTGGCAACTTTTCTGAGGAGAGGATTATTGGGAAGGGAGGATTTGGCACAGTGTATCGAGGTTTATTGCCTGACGGTAGAGAAGTTGCAGTAAAAAAGCTTCAAAGAGAAGGAATAGAGGGTGAAAGGGAATTCAGAGCTGAAATGGAGGTTCTGAGTGGGAATGGCTTTGGTTGGCCACATCCAAACCTCGTGACACTTTATGGGTGGTGTCTGGATGGCTCACAGAAAATTCTGGTTTATGAGTACATGGAAGGTGGAAGCTTAGAGGATCTTGTATCAGACAGAATGAAGCTGACATGGAGGAGGAGAGTTGAAGTGGCCATTGATGTAGCTCGAGCACTAGTGTTTCTACACCATGAGTGTTTCCCTTCCATTGTGCACAGGGATGTGAAGGCCAGTAATGTCCTGCTTGACAAGGATGGGAAAGCAAGAGTCACAGACTTTGGTCTAGCTAGGTTTGTTGATGCTGGGGATAGCCATGTGAGCACGGTGGTGGCTGGGACAATTGGCTATGTTGCACCAGAATATGGGCAGACATGGCATGCCACTACCAAAGGTGATGTGTACAGTTTTGGGGTGCTGTCAATGGAGCTGGCTACTGGGAGGAGGGCTGTGGATGGAGGGGAAGAGAGTCTAGTCGAATGGGCGAGACGGGTGATGGGAATTGGGCAACATGGGTTAAGTAGATCAGTGATTCCAGTTGTGCTTTTGGGGTCCGGGTTGGCGGAGGGGGCAGAAGAGATGTGTGAACTACTTCGGATTGGAGTGAAGTGCACAGCTGAGTCACCACAGGCTAGACCAAACATGAAGGAGGTGCTGGCTATGTTGATAAAGATATCCGGTACTAGGGATGAATTCAATTCTGGCCCCTATCCTCCCTCCTTGTGA